One window of the Prionailurus bengalensis isolate Pbe53 chromosome E1, Fcat_Pben_1.1_paternal_pri, whole genome shotgun sequence genome contains the following:
- the MAPK7 gene encoding mitogen-activated protein kinase 7, whose product MAEPLKEEEGEDGSGEPPGPVKAEPTNTAACVAAKNLALLKARSFDVTFDVGDEYEIIETIGNGAYGVVSSARRRLTGQQVAIKKIPNAFDVVTNAKRTLRELKILKHFKHDNIIAIKDILRPTVPYGEFKSVYVVLDLMESDLHQIIHSSQPLTLEHVRYFLYQLLRGLKYMHSAQVIHRDLKPSNLLVNENCELKIGDFGMARGLCTSPAEHQYFMTEYVATRWYRAPELMLSLHEYTQAIDLWSVGCIFGEMLARRQLFPGKNYVHQLQLIMMVLGTPSPAVIQAVGAERVRAYIQSLPPRQPVPWETVYPGADRQALSLLGRMLRFEPSARISAAAALRHPFLAKYHDPDDEPDCAPPFDFAFDREALTRERIKEAIVAEIEDFHARREGIRQQIRFQPSLQPVASEPGCPDVEMPSPWAPSGDCAMESPPPAPPPCPGPAPDTIDLTLQPPLPASEPAPPKKEGAISDNTKAALKAALLKSLRSRLRDGPSAPLEAPEPRKPVTAQERQREREEKRRRRQERAKEREKRRQERERKERGAGASGGPSTDPLAGLVLSDNDRSLLERWTRMARPPAPTPAPAPAHAPVPAPTPAQPTSPPAGPPPQPVGSTSGPPPQPACPPPGPAPHPASPPGPVPGPAPLQNAASSLLAPQSLVPPAGLPGPSSVGVLPYFPSGPPPPDPGGAPQPSTSESPDVNLVTQQLSKSQVEDPLPPVFSGTPKGSGAGYGVGFDLEEFLNQSFDMGVADGPQDGQADSASLSASLLADWLEGHGMNPADIESLQREIQMDSPMLLADLPDLQEP is encoded by the exons ATGGCCGAACCCCTGAAGGAGGAAGAAGGCGAGGACGGCTCTGGGGAGCCTCCCGGGCCGGTGAAGGCGGAACCCACCAACACCGCTGCCTGTGTCGCGGCCAAGAACCTGGCCCTGCTGAAAGCGCGCTCCTTCGATGTGACCTTTGACGTGGGGGACGAGTACGAGATCATTGAGACCATAGGCAACGGGGCCTATGGGGTGGTGTCCTCAGCGCGCCGACGTCTCACCG GCCAGCAGGTGGCCATTAAGAAGATCCCTAATGCTTTTGACGTGGTTACCAATGCCAAGCGGACCCTCAGGGAGCTGAAGATCCTCAAACACTTCAAGCACGACAACATCATCGCCATCAAGGACATCTTGAGGCCCACGGTGCCCTACGGGGAGTTCAAATCTGT CTACGTGGTCCTGGACCTGATGGAGAGCGACCTGCACCAGATCATCCATTCCTCCCAGCCACTCACTCTGGAGCACGTGCGCTACTTCCTGTACCAGCTGCTTCGGGGCCTCAAGTACATgcactcggctcaggtcatccaCCGCGACCTCAAGCCCTCCAACCTGTTGGTGAATGAGAATTGTGAGCTCAAGATCGGTGACTTTGGCATGGCCCGCGGCCTGTGCACCTCGCCGGCTGAGCACCAGTACTTTATGACTGAGTATGTGGCCACGCGCTGGTACCGTGCTCCTGAGCTCATGCTCTCACTGCATGAGTACACGCAGGCCATCGACCTGTGGTCTGTGGGCTGCATCTTTGGTGAGATGCTGGCCCGGCGCCAGCTCTTCCCAGGCAAAAATTATGTGCACCAACTGCAGCTGATCATGATGGTGCTGGGTACTCCATCGCCGGCCGTGATTCAGGCCGTCGGGGCTGAGAGGGTGCGGGCCTATATCCAGAGCCTGCCGCCACGTCAGCCCGTGCCCTGGGAGACAGTGTACCCAGGCGCTGACCGCCAGGCCCTCTCACTGTTGGGGCGCATGCTGCGTTTTGAGCCCAGCGCCCGCATCTCCGCAGCCGCTGCCCTTCGCCACCCCTTCCTGGCCAAGTACCACGATCCTGATGATGAGCCCGACTGTGCCCCGCCTTTTGATTTCGCCTTTGACCGTGAAGCCCTCACCCGGGAGCGCATTAAAGAGGCCATCGTGGCTGAGATTGAGGACTTCCACGCGCGACGCGAGGGCATCCGCCAGCAGATCCGCTTCCAGCCTTCCCTGCAGCCTGTGGCCAGTGAGCCTGGCTGTCCCGACGTTGAGATGCCCAGCCCCTGGGCTCCCAGCGGGGACTGTGCCATGGAGTCCCCTCCGCCAGCCCCGCCGCCGTGTCCGGGCCCGGCACCTGACACTATCGATCTGACCCTGCAGCCACCCCTGCCCGCCAGTGAACCAGCCCCTCCGAAGAAAGAGGGCGCCATCTCAGACAACACCAAGGCGGCCCTCAAAGCTGCCCTGCTCAAGTCCTTGCGGAGCCGACTCCGAG ATGGCCCCAGTGCTCCTCTGGAAGCTCCTGAGCCTCGGAAGCCGGTGACAGCCCAGGAGCGCCAGCGGGAGCGGGAGGAGAAGCGGCGGAGGCGGCAGGAGCGAGCCAAGGAGCGGGAGAAGCGGCGGCAGGAGCGGGAGCGCAAGGAGCGGGGGGCCGGGGCCTCTGGGGGTCCCTCCACTGATCCCCTGGCTGGGCTGGTGCTCAGTGACAATGATCGCAGCCTGTTGGAGCGCTGGACTCGCATggcccggcccccagcccccacaccggccccggccccggcccacGCCCCAGTcccggcccccaccccagcccagcccaccagTCCTCCGGCTGGCCCCCCACCGCAGCCTGTAGGCTCCACCTCTGGCCCCCCACCGCAGCCTGCTTGCCCACCCcctggccctgctccccaccctgccAGCCCTCCGGGGCCCGTCCCTGGCCCTGCTCCACTCCAGAATGCCGCCTCTAGCCTCCTGGCTCCCCAGTCGCTTGTGCCACCCGCTGGGCTGCCTGGCCCCAGCTCCGTAGGTGTTCTGCCTTACTTCCCATCTGGCCCGCCCCCTCCAGACCCCGGAGGGGCCCCTCAACCCTCCACCTCAGAATCGCCCGATGTCAACCTGGTGACCCAGCAGTTGTCCAAGTCACAG GTGGAGGACCCCTTGCCCCCGGTCTTCTCGGGCACTCCGAAGGGCAGTGGGGCCGGCTATGGTGTTGGCTTTGACCTGGAGGAATTCCTAAACCAGTCTTTCGACATGGGCGTGGCTGACGGGCCACAGGATGG CCAGGCAGACTCGGCCTCACTCTCGGCTTCCCTGCTTGCTGACTGGCTGGAGGGCCATGGCATGAACCCTGCCGACATTGAGTCCCTGCAGCGTGAGATCCAGATGGACTCCCCAATGCTGCTGGCTGACCTGCCTGACCTCCAGGAGCCCTGA